The Quercus robur chromosome 7, dhQueRobu3.1, whole genome shotgun sequence genome has a segment encoding these proteins:
- the LOC126691182 gene encoding protein ALP1-like produces the protein MEGNEKLCYNMFRMKKEVFLNLCQVLERDFGLQHSRNIRLEESVAICLMILGHGTCNRMVQEIFQHSGETISRHFEKMITLLGARFAAAYVKPSDPTFSEVPTKIQDHPIYWPHFKDCIGAIDGTHVTAVVPTEKSIPYFGRKGYPTQNVMAACDFDMLFTFVLPGWEGAAHDTHIFLDTIRKQSNNFPHPPPGKYYVVDSGYPMMKGYLAPYKGISYHLQDFRRRGGSPRTRNEKFNHAHSSLRCTIECTFGVWKNKWRIIRNMPSFPFHIQMLIVSATMALHNFVRLNDRDDRGFINANRDSISRRENNSEADSSYEQNLGSLTDPAMVVFRDSIANSIWRDNN, from the exons ATGGAAGGTAATGAGAAATTGTGTTACAACATGTTTAGAATGAAAAAGGAGGTGTTTCTTAATTTGTGTCAAGTTTTAGAACGTGACTTTGGACTTCAACATTCAAGGAATATAAGATTAGAAGAGTCAGTGGCAATCTGTTTAATGATACTTGGTCATGGAACATGTAACCGAATGGTTCAAGAAATATTTCAACATTCGGGTGAAACCATAAGTAGACATTTTGAGAAGATGATCACTCTGTTGGGTGCTCGCTTTGCAGCTGCATATGTAAAGCCTTCGGATCCAACTTTTAGTGAAGTTCCAACCAAAATACAAGACCATCCAATTTATTGGCCACATTTCAAA gATTGCATCGGTGCGATTGATGGCACACATGTGACAGCGGTTGTACCTACTGAGAAGTCCATTCCATACTTTGGAAGAAAGGGATATCCAACCCAAAATGTGATGGCTGCATGTGATTTTGATATGTTATTCACATTTGTTTTGCCTGGATGGGAAGGTGCAGCACACGAcactcacatttttcttgataCTATTCGTAAACAGAGTAACAACTTTCCGCACCCACCACCAG ggaaATATTATGTAGTTGATTCTGGATACCCAATGATGAAAGGTTATTTGGCACCATACAAAGGGATATCATACCATCTTCAAGACTTTCGAAGGAGAGGTGGAAGCCCTAGAACtagaaatgaaaaatttaatcATGCTCACTCATCTCTTCGATGTACGATTGAGTGCACTTTTGGTGTGTGGAAGAATAAATGGAGAATTATCAGAAACATGCCATCTTTTCCATTCCATATCCAAATGCTTATTGTATCTGCTACTATGGCTCTTCATAATTTTGTTAGACTAAATGATAGGGATGATAGGGGCTTCATAAATGCCAATCGAGATTCAATTTCtagaagagaaaataatagTGAAGCAGATAGCAGTTATGAGCAGAATTTAGGATCTTTAACAGACCCTGCGATGGTGGTTTTTCGTGATTCCATTGCTAATTCCATTTGGAGGGATAATAATTAg
- the LOC126692821 gene encoding serine/arginine-rich SC35-like splicing factor SCL33, whose amino-acid sequence MRGRSYSYSPSPPRGYGRRRRSPSPRGRHGGRGRDLPTSLLVRNLRLDCRPEDLRGPFGQFGQLKDIYLPRDYYTGEPRGFGFVQYVDPDDAADAKYHMDGQILLGRELTVVFAEENRKKPVEMRARERVRRRSPPRYSRSPRYARAYSRNPDYYSPSPRRRRYSRSISPGDRRYRERSYSRSPYVSRRQSRSQSRSRSQSFSRSRSRSQDYSS is encoded by the exons ATGAGGGGTAGAAGTTACAGCTACAGTCCTTCACCACCAAGGGGTTATGGCCGAAGACGTCGTAGCCCCAGCCCTAGGGGCCGCCATGGAGGTCGTGGTAGAGATCTTCCTACAAGTCTCTTGGTTCGGAACCTTCGCCTTGACTGCAG GCCAGAAGATCTACGTGGACCATTTGGGCAGTTTGGCCAGCTCAAGGACATTTACTTGCCCCGAGATTATTATACTGG GGAGCCTCGTGGCTTTGGGTTTGTGCAGTATGTAGACCCGGATGATGCTGCAGATGCAAAATATCATATGGATGGTCAGATTCTTCTTGGTCGTGAATTGACAGTTGTATTTGCCGAGGAGAACAGAAAGAAACCTGTGGAAATGAGGGCTAGAGAACGTGTTAG GAGGCGGTCTCCACCTCGCTACTCTAGATCACCACGCTATGCACGAGCTTACTCTCGTAATCCAGATTATTATTCCCCTTCCCCTAGACGGAGGCGTTACTCAAG GTCGATTTCACCTGGAGACAGAAGGTATAGGGAGCGGTCTTACTCAAGGTCGCCTTATGTGTCAAGGAGGCAGAGCAGGAGCCAAAGCCGAAGCCGAAGCCAGAGCTTCAGTAGGAGCCGCAGTCGAAGCCAAGATTACTCTTCTTAA
- the LOC126692820 gene encoding F-box/kelch-repeat protein At2g44130-like: MNVTEFIELLPGLPEELALECLTRLHYSTHRVAARVCRRWRHLLHSKNFYYHRRQTGHTIKAACLVQSLPVLPGSDEAKPVGPPAYGVAVFDPVSGNWDRVDPVPEYPDGLPLFCKVTSSEGKLVVMGGWNPVNYEPVKDVFVYEFTTQQWRKGKDMPENRSFFAAGELGGRVFIAGGHDESKNALSSAWVYDVREDEWAELTRMSQGRDECEGVVIGSEFWVVSGYGTESQGDFERSAEVYELGTSQWRRVEEAWNVTQCPKSCVGVGKDGKLFCWAESNSEVRVGACGIEMGGMTFLSGSAFQGGSQGFFLVKGQNGKLERIIEVPEEFSGFVQSGCFVEI, translated from the coding sequence ATGAATGTCACTGAGTTTATCGAGTTGCTCCCTGGCTTGCCCGAAGAACTCGCGCTTGAGTGCTTGACTCGTCTGCACTACTCGACTCACCGAGTCGCCGCCCGAGTTTGCCGCCGCTGGCGACACCTTCTTCACAGCAAGAACTTCTACTACCACAGAAGGCAAACTGGTCATACCATTAAAGCGGCTTGCTTAGTTCAGTCACTCCCGGTTCTGCCCGGTTCAGACGAGGCTAAACCGGTTGGACCGCCAGCTTATGGAGTGGCCGTGTTTGACCCGGTGAGTGGAAACTGGGACCGAGTTGACCCGGTTCCTGAGTACCCAGATGGGCTTCCTTTGTTCTGTAAAGTGACGAGCTCGGAGGGCAAACTCGTGGTCATGGGAGGGTGGAACCCGGTGAATTATGAACCGGTGAAGGACGTGTTTGTGTACGAGTTCACGACTCAGCAGTGGAGGAAAGGCAAGGACATGCCTGAGAATCGGTCATTCTTCGCTGCTGGTGAGTTGGGTGGGCGAGTTTTCATCGCGGGTGGACACGACGAGAGCAAGAACGCGTTGAGTTCAGCTTGGGTTTACGATGTTAGAGAAGACGAGTGGGCCGAGTTGACTCGGATGAGTCAGGGCCGAGACGAGTGCGAAGGGGTCGTAATTGGGTCCGAGTTCTGGGTTGTGAGTGGGTATGGGACTGAGAGTCAAGGGGACTTTGAGAGAAGCGCAGAGGTGTATGAACTCGGGACGAGTCAGTGGAGGCGAGTCGAGGAGGCGTGGAATGTGACTCAGTGCCCCAAGTCCTGTGTTGGTGTTGGAAAAGATGGGAAGCTGTTTTGCTGGGCTGAGTCTAACTCGGAAGTCCGAGTTGGAGCTTGTGGGATTGAGATGGGTGGAATGACGTTTCTGTCCGGGTCGGCTTTCCAAGGAGGATCGCAAGGGTTCTTCTTAGTGAAAGGGCAAAATGGTAAACTGGAGAGGATAATAGAAGTGCCCGAAGAGTTTTCAGGGTTCGTGCAATCAGGTTGCTTCGTAGAGATCTAA
- the LOC126692822 gene encoding uncharacterized protein LOC126692822, with translation MGRLAPLSEEPINAEDDNTNSSKKGRGQTWRNWIKTHFSLVFNKKSDLKILLSVLGCPLFPVPVHPKQPLNEVSSSAQYIIQHFAAATGCRKLEGTVKNIFATGKVTMAMVDDLGSAGSAAGATGVSQKGCFVMWQMVPNNWLIELVVGSHKVVAGSDGSVAWRHTPWLGAHAAKGGVRPLRRAFQGLDPMAISAVFSLAQYMGEKRISGIDCFVLKLSADQTDLAERSDSTAEMIKHVVFGYFSQRSGLLVHLEDSYLTRIQSPGTHPTYWETTMSTRIDDYRMVEGVMVSHAGQSSVIITRFGDNLKPPGPAITRMEETWTIDDLAFNVPGLSIDCFIPPTDVQKDFPEEDLVWGSPSD, from the exons ATGGGTCGGCTTGCACCGCTATCAGAGGAACCCATCAACGCAGAAGACGATAACACAAACAGCTCAAAGAAAGGCAGAGGTCAGACATGGCGGAATTGGATCAAGACCCACTTCTCCCTTGTCTTCAACAAGAAATCTGACCTCAAGATCCTCTTAAGCGTTCTGGGTTGTCCTCTCTTTCCTGTTCCAGTCCACCCCAAACAACCCCTCAACGAG GTCTCCTCCTCAGCTCAATATATCATACAGCACTTCGCGGCGGCGACAGGCTGCCGGAAGCTAGAGGGGACAGTGAAGAACATTTTTGCGACCGGAAAAGTGACAATGGCCATGGTGGATGATCTAGGCTCTGCTGGCTCAGCTGCAGGAGCAACCGGAGTTTCACAAAAAGGGTGCTTTGTAATGTGGCAGATGGTCCCTAATAACTGGTTAATTGAGCTAGTTGTGGGTTCTCACAAGGTTGTAGCAGGTAGTGATGGTAGTGTGGCTTGGCGCCATACACCATGGCTTGGTGCTCATGCTGCCAAAGGTGGTGTTCGACCTCTCCGACGAGCTTTTCAG GGACTAGATCCTATGGCTATATCAGCTGTATTTTCTTTAGCCCAGTACATGGGAGAGAAGCGAATCTCAGGCATTGATTGTTTCGTGTTGAAATTGTCTGCTGATCAAACGGACCTGGCTGAACGTAGTGATAGCACAGCAGAGATGATCAAGCATGTTGTATTTGGCTACTTCAGCCAAAGAAGTGGACTACTTGTTCACTTAGAGGACTCTTACTTAACCAGGATTCAATCCCCTGGTACGCACCCCACATACTGGGAAACCACAATGTCAACAAGAATCGATGACTATCGGATGGTGGAGGGCGTGATGGTAAGCCACGCCGGCCAATCAAGCGTGATCATCACACGATTTGGCGATAATTTGAAGCCGCCGGGCCCCGCGATCACACGGATGGAGGAGACGTGGACCATTGATGATCTTGCATTCAACGTCCCTGGTCTCTCCATCGATTGCTTCATTCCTCCTACAGATGTACAAAAGGATTTTCCCGAAGAGGATCTTGTTTGGGGATCACCTTCAGATtga
- the LOC126690870 gene encoding L10-interacting MYB domain-containing protein-like yields the protein MGKNTTSNPEAKKARALWDNNSSWTTTFCNLCVEQIQLGNRNKGAAFSTLGWTNIVTKFCDETGQNYDREQLKSRWDVLKGDWRLWEKLRMHDIGLGWDTAKGTILAPDDWWDRKLKELPKAKKFREKGLQNPEQLDIMFRDVAATGEAAWTPSSNTLPPTMPQEGASDSDGSSEFKDNQCDMSLDIDSLQQGHTSQSRSSGLKRTSESIPSQKKKKKIGGAAMLDNRISELITVYKNKSEGTSRESPSSVDNVMAIVRALPGVDSKFVVQASLALLKKIHRDMFLTFKEPELQLAYLQELISWKQKK from the exons ATGGGTAAAAACACAACTTCCAACCCCGAGGCAAAAAAGGCTAGAGCATTATGGGATAATAATTCAAGCTGGACCACTACTTTTTGTAATCTTTGTGTGGAACAGATTCAACTTGGGAATAGGAATAAAGGTGCTGCCTTTAGTACCCTAGGTTGGACCAATATAGTGACCAAATTTTGTGATGAAACCGGTCAAAATTATGATAGGGAGCAATTAAAAAGTAGGTGGGATGTGTTAAAAGGTGATTGGAGATTGTGGGAAAAATTGAGGATGCATGACATAGGTTTAGGTTGGGATACAGCGAAGGGAACAATTCTTGCTCCTGATGATTGGTGGGACCGAAAGTTGAAG GAATTACCCAAAGCTAAAAAATTTCGAGAGAAAGGTCTACAGAATCCAGAACAACTTGATATAATGTTTAGGGATGTTGCAGCAACTGGAGAAGCTGCATGGACCCCTTCTTCAAATACACTCCCTCCAACAATGCCACAAGAGGGTGCTAGTGATTCGGATGGTAGCTCCGAATTTAAGGATAATCAATGTGACATGAGTTTAGACATTGATAGTTTGCAACAAGGACATACTAGTCAATCACGTAGTTCAGGACTTAAGCGAACTAGTGAATCAATACCCTcacagaagaaaaagaagaagataggagGAGCTGCAATGTTGGACAATCGTATTAGTGAATTAATAACTGTATATAAGAATAAGTCTGAAGGTACTTCTCGAGAGTCACCAAGTTCAGTTGATAATGTCATGGCGATTGTGAGAGCACTTCCTGGAGTGGATAGTAAGTTTGTGGTTCAAGCTTCCTTAGCGTTACTAAAAAAGATACATAGGGATATGTTTCTAACTTTCAAGGAGCCAGAGTTACAGTTGGCGTACCTACAAGAATTGATTTCTTGGAAGCAAAAGAAGTGA